A window of Dorea formicigenerans contains these coding sequences:
- the thiC gene encoding phosphomethylpyrimidine synthase ThiC, with product MRNYTTQMDAARKGILTPEIKTVAQKEHMSTDEMMKLVAEGKVAICANKNHTCLNPEGVGSMLRTKINVNLGVSRDCKDYDIEMQKVMSAVNLGAEAIMDLSSHGNTQPFRQKLTHECPAMIGTVPVYDSVIHYQRDLATLTAQDFVDVVRLHAEDGVDFVTLHCGITRKTIEQIKKHKRKMNIVSRGGSLVFAWMCMTGEENPFYEHFDEILDICEEYDVTISLGDACRPGCLADATDVCQIEELVRLGELTKRAWAHNVQVMVEGPGHVPLDQVAANMKVQQSICMGAPFYTLGPLVTDIAPGYDHITAAIGGAVAAMNGAAFLCYVTPAEHLALPNVDDVKQGIIASKIAAHAADIAKGIPGARDIDDKMADARQKLDWEAQYACALDPDTARAIRDSRRPEDDHSDTCSMCGKFCAVRSMNKALAGEYIDIL from the coding sequence ATGAGAAACTACACTACACAAATGGATGCAGCCAGAAAAGGAATTCTCACGCCTGAAATCAAGACCGTTGCTCAAAAAGAGCATATGTCCACTGACGAGATGATGAAGCTCGTTGCTGAAGGCAAGGTTGCAATCTGTGCCAACAAAAACCACACATGTCTGAATCCGGAAGGCGTCGGCAGTATGCTTCGCACGAAGATCAATGTAAATCTCGGAGTCTCAAGAGACTGTAAAGATTACGATATCGAAATGCAGAAAGTGATGAGTGCTGTAAATCTCGGAGCAGAGGCCATTATGGATTTATCCAGCCACGGCAACACTCAGCCTTTCCGGCAGAAGCTGACACACGAATGTCCGGCAATGATCGGAACTGTTCCGGTCTATGACAGCGTCATCCACTATCAAAGAGATCTTGCTACTCTGACTGCACAGGATTTCGTCGATGTAGTACGTCTTCACGCTGAGGACGGTGTGGACTTTGTAACACTGCACTGTGGAATCACCCGCAAAACTATTGAACAGATCAAAAAACACAAACGTAAAATGAATATCGTAAGCCGCGGAGGAAGTCTTGTATTTGCATGGATGTGCATGACCGGAGAAGAAAATCCGTTCTATGAACATTTCGACGAAATTCTGGATATCTGTGAAGAATACGATGTTACCATCTCCCTTGGTGATGCATGCCGCCCGGGATGTCTGGCCGATGCCACAGATGTATGCCAGATTGAAGAGCTTGTACGCCTCGGCGAACTGACAAAACGTGCATGGGCACATAATGTACAGGTCATGGTCGAAGGTCCTGGACATGTACCACTTGACCAGGTCGCAGCCAATATGAAAGTTCAGCAAAGCATCTGTATGGGCGCTCCATTCTACACACTTGGACCACTCGTCACAGATATTGCTCCTGGATATGACCATATTACTGCTGCCATTGGAGGCGCAGTTGCTGCCATGAACGGTGCTGCTTTCCTTTGCTACGTAACACCTGCCGAGCATCTGGCACTGCCAAATGTAGACGATGTAAAACAAGGCATCATCGCTTCTAAGATTGCCGCCCACGCCGCTGACATTGCCAAAGGTATCCCTGGTGCAAGAGATATTGATGATAAAATGGCTGATGCACGCCAGAAACTGGACTGGGAAGCACAGTACGCCTGTGCTCTTGACCCAGATACTGCAAGAGCGATCCGCGACAGCCGTCGTCCGGAGGATGACCACAGTGATACATGCAGTATGTGTGGTAAATTCTGTGCCGTACGAAGCATGAACAAAGCACTTGCCGGCGAATACATCGATATTTTATAA
- a CDS encoding sensor histidine kinase, with protein MSGEIAFANTALESFAALVTFVLLFACIAKIKMQRGIKHVTSKEAKRNTLDYILIIWLVIHMIVLTADVLSWTAMDFGKNEVWLLFMLNLTFTCLSLECMVYTYYVKETIYQHEKIGNTYVYLVMLSTVIAIILWITSDISGKFYYLDTQGNYTKGSIYWLCQFYCIIVMCGNIVILLKHRKALVRHDVLSLLMYGLIPIASIPAQMLWKSTTFNLATTLVLIYICISVHMAQYDRIVEQEKILIQQEHELSMNQMQMMIAQIQPHFLYNSLTALAQLCSKDPKEAKKAIINFADYWRNHINAIDKKESIPFEEELKYVKIYLYLEQLRFGDDLHVEYDLQKTDFKVPMLSVQPFVENAINWGVGQKEDGGTVRITTRENEEQIELCVIDDGVGFDISKMEEQSDGRQHIGVRNARIRFQKMCNGTVDIYSEKGKGTKIRINLPKGGQS; from the coding sequence ATGTCGGGTGAAATAGCTTTTGCCAATACCGCTTTGGAAAGTTTCGCAGCATTAGTTACATTCGTATTGCTGTTTGCATGTATTGCAAAGATTAAAATGCAACGTGGAATCAAACATGTTACATCGAAGGAAGCAAAGAGGAATACATTAGATTATATTCTGATCATCTGGCTTGTGATTCACATGATCGTACTTACGGCAGATGTACTGAGCTGGACCGCTATGGATTTCGGAAAGAATGAAGTGTGGCTTCTATTTATGTTGAATCTGACTTTTACCTGTCTCTCTCTGGAATGTATGGTCTATACCTATTATGTAAAAGAGACAATCTATCAACACGAGAAGATTGGAAATACTTACGTGTATCTCGTCATGCTGTCAACAGTGATTGCAATCATATTATGGATCACCAGTGATATCAGTGGGAAGTTTTATTATCTGGACACACAGGGGAATTATACAAAAGGTTCGATTTATTGGCTGTGTCAGTTTTATTGTATTATTGTGATGTGTGGAAACATTGTGATTTTGTTAAAACACAGGAAAGCGCTTGTCAGACATGATGTGTTAAGCCTTCTTATGTACGGATTGATACCGATTGCATCGATTCCGGCACAAATGCTTTGGAAATCAACCACATTTAATCTGGCGACAACGCTGGTGCTGATCTATATTTGCATTAGTGTCCATATGGCACAGTATGATCGGATCGTGGAACAGGAAAAGATTCTGATACAGCAGGAACATGAATTGTCCATGAATCAGATGCAGATGATGATTGCCCAGATTCAGCCACATTTCCTATATAATTCGCTGACAGCACTGGCGCAGCTTTGCAGCAAAGATCCAAAAGAAGCGAAGAAGGCAATCATCAATTTTGCGGATTACTGGCGCAATCATATAAACGCAATTGACAAAAAAGAATCAATTCCATTTGAAGAAGAACTAAAATATGTTAAAATATATTTATATCTGGAACAGCTTCGATTTGGAGATGATCTGCATGTAGAATATGATCTGCAGAAAACTGATTTTAAAGTACCAATGTTATCTGTGCAGCCTTTTGTTGAGAATGCAATAAACTGGGGAGTTGGACAGAAAGAAGATGGGGGAACTGTTCGAATTACGACAAGAGAGAATGAAGAACAGATTGAACTTTGCGTCATAGATGACGGAGTCGGGTTTGATATATCAAAGATGGAAGAGCAAAGTGATGGAAGACAGCACATAGGAGTCCGTAACGCAAGAATCCGGTTTCAAAAGATGTGCAATGGAACTGTAGATATTTACAGTGAGAAGGGAAAAGGAACTAAAATACGAATTAATTTACCGAAAGGGGGACAATCATGA
- a CDS encoding nitrogenase component 1, with translation MVGITKMKAEKQKAEKEAFFCTTKELSRLGLEQIPTQFQSHKHLIYSSPATLAFNSPGAEGFGVKRAGLAVPDSIMLIVAPGCCGRNTSLISSMKEYNDRFYYLMMDETDIVTGRHLKKIPKAVEEICSVCPKKPSVVMICITCVDALLGTDMERVCKKAEEQVEIPVRPCYMYALTREGRKPPMVHVRQSLYSLLEPGKKKGNVVNLLGFFSPLVDDCEIYDLLHSAGVKTIHEISRCKDYMEYQTMSEANFNLVLHHEARFAAEDFHNRLQIPFIELRRLYQIDKIENQYHALGNALGVAFYDEKYKKQAEDALEKFRQRCPDASFAIGECLNADPFELSLALIRYGFSVPEIYGTITVENFTYIRSLAKISPETKVFSNMEPTMIYYDPAKSDVNLAIGKDACYYHPDCPYVMWNGEEQPYGYAGVRRLFEQLLEVV, from the coding sequence ATGGTGGGAATTACGAAGATGAAAGCAGAAAAACAGAAAGCGGAAAAAGAAGCATTTTTCTGTACAACGAAGGAACTGAGCAGGCTTGGCCTGGAACAGATTCCGACACAGTTTCAGTCACATAAGCATCTGATCTACAGTTCGCCGGCTACACTGGCATTCAATTCACCGGGAGCAGAAGGCTTTGGCGTGAAGCGTGCCGGTCTTGCAGTACCAGATTCCATTATGTTGATCGTGGCTCCGGGGTGTTGTGGAAGAAATACTTCACTGATCAGTTCGATGAAGGAATATAATGACCGGTTCTATTATCTGATGATGGACGAGACCGATATTGTGACAGGAAGACATTTGAAAAAAATTCCAAAAGCAGTAGAGGAAATCTGTAGTGTCTGTCCGAAAAAACCGTCGGTCGTTATGATCTGCATTACCTGTGTGGATGCCCTTCTTGGAACGGATATGGAGCGGGTGTGCAAAAAGGCGGAAGAACAGGTAGAGATTCCGGTCAGACCTTGTTATATGTATGCACTTACAAGAGAAGGCCGAAAACCACCGATGGTACATGTAAGGCAGTCCTTATATTCACTGCTTGAGCCGGGAAAAAAGAAAGGCAATGTAGTCAATCTTTTGGGATTTTTCTCGCCGCTTGTGGATGACTGTGAAATTTATGATCTGCTGCACAGTGCGGGAGTGAAGACGATTCATGAGATTTCCAGATGTAAGGATTATATGGAATATCAGACTATGTCAGAAGCAAATTTCAATCTGGTACTGCACCACGAAGCAAGATTTGCAGCAGAAGATTTTCACAACCGGCTTCAAATTCCATTTATCGAGCTTCGAAGACTTTATCAGATAGACAAGATTGAAAATCAGTATCATGCACTTGGTAATGCACTCGGTGTTGCATTTTATGATGAAAAATATAAAAAGCAGGCAGAAGATGCACTGGAAAAATTCCGGCAGAGGTGTCCGGATGCTTCTTTTGCAATCGGAGAATGCCTGAACGCTGATCCATTTGAACTATCATTAGCCTTGATACGTTACGGATTTTCTGTACCGGAAATTTATGGGACAATCACGGTGGAGAACTTCACATACATTCGTTCTCTGGCAAAAATAAGTCCAGAGACGAAAGTATTTTCCAATATGGAACCGACGATGATTTATTATGACCCGGCGAAAAGCGATGTGAATCTGGCAATCGGAAAAGATGCCTGTTATTATCATCCGGATTGTCCATATGTCATGTGGAACGGGGAAGAACAGCCATATGGATATGCAGGAGTGAGAAGATTATTCGAACAATTACTGGAGGTAGTATAG
- a CDS encoding uracil-xanthine permease family protein encodes MSTTNKEEKVADVSTENIYRLNGRVPLKKAIPFGLQHVLAMFVSNLAPVLIVCSAALVRGTGEHLTSAEITQLLQCAMFVAGIGTCMQLYPVWKIGSGLPIVMGVSFTFLGSLLVICTNPELGYEGMVGAVILGGIFEGLVGLSARYWKRFLTPVVSACVVIAIGLSLLSVGMDSWGGGSGVADFGAWYHLVVGAFTLIVCLVARYLLKGVYKNLNVLVGLILGYLLAIIFTVAGIAPMVDFSGITKTVQEVGVFSLPKLVFLTSHKPIFDMGAFLTIAIVFLVSAAETTGATSAVCTGALDREIKMEELQGSLAVDGFSSALSGCFGCLPLTSFSQNVGLVTMTQVINRFTILMGAFILILSSLFPPLGAFFNSLPQAVLGGCTVMMFGSIMYEGIKMLKECEFDDRTMVIVSLAFAIGVGLTQTSGNFFSAFPHEVGDIFNGNAVAGVFVVSLLLSLFLPKKKK; translated from the coding sequence ATGAGTACAACAAACAAAGAAGAAAAAGTGGCAGATGTCAGCACGGAGAATATATACCGGCTGAACGGAAGAGTGCCACTGAAAAAAGCAATTCCATTCGGGCTGCAGCACGTACTGGCCATGTTTGTATCAAACCTGGCGCCGGTGCTGATCGTTTGCAGTGCCGCGCTGGTAAGAGGAACAGGGGAACACTTGACTTCTGCAGAGATCACCCAGCTTTTACAATGTGCTATGTTCGTGGCAGGTATCGGAACATGTATGCAGTTATATCCGGTGTGGAAGATCGGGTCTGGGCTTCCGATTGTTATGGGAGTCAGCTTTACGTTTCTTGGAAGTCTGTTAGTAATCTGTACCAATCCGGAACTTGGATATGAAGGGATGGTTGGTGCTGTTATTTTAGGCGGTATTTTTGAAGGACTGGTAGGTCTTAGCGCCAGATACTGGAAGCGCTTCCTGACACCAGTCGTATCCGCGTGTGTAGTTATCGCAATCGGACTTTCGTTATTGTCCGTAGGTATGGATTCCTGGGGCGGCGGAAGCGGAGTTGCTGATTTTGGTGCATGGTATCATCTGGTTGTTGGAGCATTTACACTGATTGTATGCCTGGTAGCCAGATATTTACTGAAAGGGGTATATAAGAATCTGAATGTCCTGGTAGGATTGATTCTTGGATATCTGTTGGCAATCATTTTTACGGTTGCAGGCATTGCGCCGATGGTAGACTTTTCCGGAATTACAAAGACTGTACAGGAAGTTGGAGTCTTCAGTCTGCCGAAGCTGGTCTTTCTGACCAGCCATAAACCAATCTTTGATATGGGAGCATTTTTGACAATTGCTATTGTATTTCTTGTATCTGCGGCAGAGACAACTGGTGCAACAAGCGCCGTATGTACCGGTGCTTTAGATCGCGAGATCAAGATGGAAGAATTGCAGGGGTCACTTGCTGTAGATGGATTCTCCAGTGCACTTTCCGGCTGTTTTGGATGTCTGCCGTTGACTTCTTTCAGCCAGAATGTAGGACTTGTAACGATGACGCAGGTCATCAACCGGTTTACGATTTTGATGGGAGCATTTATTTTGATTTTGTCATCACTTTTCCCGCCGCTGGGAGCATTTTTTAATTCCCTGCCACAGGCAGTTCTTGGCGGCTGTACAGTTATGATGTTTGGTTCTATTATGTATGAAGGAATCAAGATGCTCAAAGAATGTGAGTTCGATGACCGGACGATGGTCATTGTATCACTGGCATTTGCAATCGGTGTAGGACTGACACAGACATCCGGCAACTTCTTCAGTGCATTTCCACATGAGGTGGGAGATATCTTCAATGGAAATGCAGTGGCAGGTGTGTTTGTGGTATCTCTGCTGTTGAGTTTGTTTTTGCCGAAAAAGAAAAAATAA
- a CDS encoding LytR/AlgR family response regulator transcription factor: MNIIIADDEPLALEMTCEAVREVCPKANIYPFSKPSRLLEFAKETRCKIAFLDICMRGVSGIDVAKQLKEIIPDINIIFVTGYDEYTKDAMAIHASGYIEKPVTAGKVRKETEDLRYPLPAENEPRLKIQCFGNFEVYDRTGKPAHFSRSKAKEVMAYLVDRNGSSCSVKELAAVLFENEPYDKKQQWYIQKILSSLQQTLKELEAEDVIEKSYNNIAIVPEMIDCDYYKFNKKDAEFMNAYKGEYMSQYEWAAYNKKYLNDIHKRWKKENK; this comes from the coding sequence ATGAACATTATAATAGCGGATGATGAACCATTGGCATTGGAGATGACGTGCGAAGCTGTCCGGGAGGTATGCCCGAAAGCAAATATTTACCCGTTTAGCAAACCGTCCAGATTACTGGAGTTTGCAAAGGAGACGAGATGTAAAATCGCATTTTTAGATATCTGTATGCGTGGTGTGAGCGGCATCGATGTGGCAAAACAGTTAAAAGAAATTATTCCGGACATTAATATTATCTTTGTTACAGGATATGATGAGTACACAAAAGACGCAATGGCAATACATGCCAGCGGTTATATTGAAAAACCAGTAACGGCTGGGAAAGTCAGAAAAGAGACGGAAGATCTTCGCTATCCATTGCCGGCTGAAAATGAACCAAGATTGAAAATTCAGTGCTTTGGCAATTTTGAAGTATATGACAGAACTGGAAAGCCGGCACATTTCAGCAGATCGAAGGCGAAAGAGGTAATGGCATATTTGGTGGATCGCAACGGTTCTTCCTGCTCAGTGAAGGAACTGGCAGCAGTTTTATTTGAAAATGAACCCTATGATAAAAAACAACAGTGGTATATTCAGAAGATTTTGTCATCACTGCAACAGACGTTGAAGGAGCTGGAAGCAGAAGATGTAATAGAGAAAAGCTACAATAATATTGCCATTGTTCCGGAGATGATCGACTGTGACTATTACAAATTCAATAAAAAAGATGCAGAGTTTATGAATGCATATAAAGGGGAGTATATGTCACAGTACGAATGGGCTGCGTACAATAAAAAGTATCTGAATGACATTCATAAGAGATGGAAAAAGGAAAATAAATAA
- a CDS encoding P-loop NTPase — protein MLKVAIYGKGGIGKSTVTSNLAAAFATMGKRVIQIGCDPKADSTINLLEGKPLRPVMNYMREEDEEPEKLEDISKEGFGGVLCIETGGPTPGLGCAGRGIIATFQLLEDLRLFETYKPDVVLYDVLGDVVCGGFAAPIREGYAEKVLIVTSGEKMALYAANNISSAVRNFEDRSYARVFGIVLNHRNVENEVQKVQAFSKESGIPIVGEIPRSDEIIRYEDQGQTVIEGNPESEISGRFYDLAKKLLESEE, from the coding sequence ATGTTAAAGGTAGCGATTTACGGAAAAGGTGGAATTGGGAAATCCACAGTAACTTCGAATCTGGCGGCAGCATTTGCTACAATGGGGAAAAGAGTCATTCAGATAGGCTGTGACCCGAAAGCAGATTCTACAATTAATCTGCTGGAAGGAAAGCCTCTTCGTCCGGTCATGAACTATATGCGGGAGGAAGACGAGGAACCGGAGAAATTAGAAGATATTTCAAAGGAAGGATTTGGCGGCGTACTGTGTATAGAGACAGGCGGCCCGACGCCGGGACTGGGATGTGCTGGCAGAGGTATTATCGCAACATTCCAGCTTCTGGAAGATTTGAGACTTTTTGAGACATACAAGCCGGATGTAGTGCTCTACGATGTTCTCGGAGATGTTGTGTGTGGCGGCTTTGCAGCACCGATCCGGGAAGGCTATGCAGAAAAAGTATTGATTGTAACGTCCGGAGAAAAGATGGCGTTGTATGCGGCTAATAACATTTCCAGCGCAGTTCGCAATTTTGAAGACCGAAGCTATGCACGGGTGTTTGGCATTGTACTGAATCACAGAAACGTGGAAAATGAGGTGCAAAAAGTGCAGGCATTTTCTAAGGAAAGCGGAATTCCAATCGTGGGAGAGATTCCAAGAAGCGATGAGATCATCCGTTACGAAGATCAGGGACAGACGGTGATTGAAGGAAATCCAGAGTCAGAGATTAGTGGAAGATTCTATGACCTCGCAAAAAAATTACTGGAAAGCGAGGAGTAA
- the lepB gene encoding signal peptidase I, protein MSGKKGEHEPEKEGVLATIWDYAKTFLIIFLVVFALNKLVYINAVIPSESMQTTIMKGDRIIGSRLAYKSKDPQRFDIVIFKYPDDPSKIFIKRVIGLPGETVEVKDGKVYIDGAEKPLDDSFCNEVPIGDFGPYEVPQNCYFMMGDNRNNSLDSRYWKKHFVEKDAILAKAVFRYWPFSEIGKVE, encoded by the coding sequence ATGAGTGGAAAGAAAGGGGAACATGAACCGGAAAAAGAAGGGGTACTTGCAACGATATGGGATTATGCCAAGACATTTCTTATTATTTTTCTGGTCGTGTTTGCACTAAATAAACTGGTCTATATCAATGCGGTGATTCCGTCTGAATCTATGCAGACAACAATTATGAAGGGAGACCGGATCATCGGCAGCCGGCTTGCATACAAATCAAAAGATCCGCAGAGGTTTGATATCGTCATTTTTAAATATCCGGATGATCCATCTAAGATATTTATAAAAAGAGTCATTGGTCTGCCTGGGGAGACTGTGGAAGTGAAAGACGGAAAAGTATACATAGATGGAGCAGAGAAGCCATTGGATGACAGTTTCTGTAACGAAGTACCGATCGGAGATTTCGGACCATATGAAGTTCCACAAAACTGCTATTTTATGATGGGGGATAATCGTAATAACAGTTTGGATTCCAGGTACTGGAAGAAGCATTTCGTAGAAAAAGATGCGATTCTTGCAAAGGCCGTTTTCCGCTACTGGCCGTTTAGTGAGATTGGGAAGGTTGAGTAG